A region of Salvia splendens isolate huo1 chromosome 17, SspV2, whole genome shotgun sequence DNA encodes the following proteins:
- the LOC121774120 gene encoding uncharacterized protein LOC121774120 encodes MDHETTDHQPPRRSSGRRKSKCGGNGGDAKKHKQPRRGMGVAKLERLREQGEVVTEPDRAGSGFPMPFPEMNHHRFQHQQLQSCGPSWNPVGFPGLYGLDRRILQSHGDDKCFSLQCNACHKKKKINGAAVYKCGDHRQFLGLDFGDALIHHNPEPPQVDVVAVHRKAGGGWEGGNNVVMEYDFFPPAARSGRRNDVVEGEMRNSGSFDSVDLSLKLSY; translated from the exons ATGGACCACGAAACCACCGATCACCAGCCACCGCGCCGCAGTTCGGGGCGGAGAAAGTCCAAATGCGGAGGAAACGGCGGCGACGCGAAGAAGCACAAGCAGCCTCGCCGCGGGATGGGCGTCGCGAAGCTGGAGCGCCTCCGGGAGCAAGGCGAGGTCGTCACGGAGCCCGATCGAGCTGGATCCGGCTTCCCGATGCCGTTTCCGGAGATGAATCACCACCGATTCCAGCATCAGCAGCTCCAATCGTGTGGACCGAGCTGGAATCCGGTCGGCTTCCCCGGCCTCTACGGCCTCGATCGCCGGATTCTGCAGAGCCACGGCGACGACAAGTGCTTTTCTCTCCAGTGCAATGCTTGCCACAAG AAGAAGAAGATCAACGGCGCTGCCGTGTATAAATGCGGCGATCATCGCCAATTTCTAGGTCTCGATTTCGGAGATGCGTTGATTCATCATAATCCAGAACCGCCGCAG GTGGATGTTGTGGCGGTGCACAGAAAAGCAGGCGGCGGTTGGGAAGGGGGAAACAACGTGGTGATGGAGTACGATTTCTTCCCGCCGGCGGCGAGATCGGGGCGGAGAAACGACGTGGTGGAGGGGGAAATGAGGAATTCGGGATCATTTGATAGCGTTGATCTGTCGCTGAAGCTCTCTTACTAG